The Jiangella alba genome includes the window CACCTCGACGGCGATGCGGACGTCGGTGCCCGTGCCGGCCGCGTGCGGCGCGGCGGCCGTGTTCGTCACGTTCCAGCCGTCGGACGTGGTGCGCTGGGCGAACTCGAGCCCGTTGGCGGCGGTGGTGCCGCTGCGCATGGTGGCGATCCACCACGGCGTGGACCCGTCGGGCGCGATGTCCATGCCGACGGCGGTCCAGCGGGCGGCGTTGGCGACCTGCTCGAACCTCGCCGTCAGCTCGACCCGGAAGTTGCGCAGGTGCGGCCCGAACGTGATGCGCGACAACTGGCTCGACGACGTGCTGACGCCGACCAGCCGCCCGTCCGATACCGACCACTGGCCGTCGACGGCGGTCCAGCCGGCGGGGATCTCACCGCCTTCGAAGTCCTCGCTGAGGACGACTGCGGGTTCGGCTGTTTCGGCTGGTTCCGCTGCCGCGGGCGCCGCGACGGTTGCCGCGCTGAGGGCGGCGGCCGGCAGGGCGGCGGCGAGGGCGACGGCCAGGGTCGCGGTCCGGAGTAGGGACGGTCTGGGTAGGCGCACGGGGTCCTCCAGGGTGGGGGGTTTCCGGGATGCTACGGATCGTCACTGAATGCCGGTTGAACACCGGGTGGCGCTCCCGGTGCCCGGCGGCGCACGCGCGTGTCGGCTGCCTTGTCCGGTGCGTTCGGCGACGTCGCGGTGGCTGGTAGGTGGACCCCTCCCGGCCCGGGTGAGGCCCACCCTACGGGCGGGCGCCGACACACTCGGCCGCGCCGACACACTCGGCCGCGCCGACACACTCGCCCGCGCTGACAAACGCGCCCGCGCTGACAAACGCGCCCGTGCGGGCAGGCTCGGCCGCGGGGGCAGGCTCGCTCGCGGGGGCAGGCTCGCCCGCGCGCGCAGACTCGGCCGCGCGCGCAGACTCGGCCGCGCCGGGAGGCTCGCCCGCGCCGACGACCTCGGCCGCGCCGGAGCATGCGCCGCTATCCCACGAGCGCGGCCACGTCCCAGGTGCGCAGCCGCCCGCACATGCCGTACCGGTAGGGCTGTTCGCGCCGCTCGCCGACGTGTACCGACGCGGCGTGAAGGTGGCTCGCGTCGCCACCGGCCAGCGCCGTCAGCACCCGGCCGGTCTCGTCGACCCCGGCGCGCACGGACTGCTGCCACGTCGACTGCCAGCCCGGCACCTTCGCCGCGACCAGCACGCCGGCCCGCTCGTACAGCGACGACAGCGCGCCCGGCCCCTCCACTTCGACGCGGCGGCGGAGGTCGGCGAAGCCGGCCAGCGCGAGGTCGCGGCGGGCCCGGGCCGAGGCGGCGACGGCGTCCTCCCCGGACTCGGGTCCGGACGGCAGCGCCGCGGCCGCCGCGTACCGCGCGGGGTCGGCCAGCACCTCGTCGGGGAAGGTGAAGACGGCGTCGCCGGCCTCGGGCAGCCCGGCGTTCTGCATGACGACGACGATCTGCAGGCCGCCGTCGTTGACCAGCCGGTGCACCGTCCCCGGCGTGAACCACAGCACGGTGCCCGCGGTCAGCGGGTGCGAGCCCACACCGTCGGCACTCAGCGTCTCCAGCCGGCCGCTGCCGCCGACCACCACGTACCCCTCGCCCGACGCCGTGTGCAGGTGCGGCGACCCGCCGGCCAGTCCGTCGTCGCCGGGCCAGTCGTAGACGGTGAGATGGCTGACCGCCGTTCCGCCGGGGAACCCCGGCCGCCCTGCACCCATACGACGAACCCTCCAAGCGACGCTGACGGAAAGCGCTCTCCCACCCTAGCCGCAGCCGCCACGACGCGGAAGGGCCCCGGCAGCCGTGCTGCCGGGGCCCCAGCGTGAACGCGCGTCAGTCGCCGATGAACGGACCACCGGTCGGGCTCTTGCGCCAGACGGTGACGACGGACGGCCGCGGCTGGTCGCCGTACGGGAACGTCGAGATCGGGGTGTCCGGCGAGGCGCCGCTGCCCTCACCCGGGTGCTGCACCGCGATGGTGGCGGTGCGGCCGTCGGGCGTGATGAACGGGCCGCAGCACTCGGCGCCGCGCGGCACCGAGGCGAACCGGCGCACGTGGCCCTTGTCGTCGCCCTCGACCGGCATGACGAACAGGCCGTCGGCGATGCTGCTGGCGCCGGGCATGCCGTCGGTGGAGATCCACAGCCGACCGGCCGGGTCGAAGGCCACGTTGTCCGGGCAGGACATGTGGCTGACCTGCGACTTGTCGTAGCCGTCGTAGTAGGTCGACGGATCGGACGGGTTGCCCGCCAGTACCAGGATGCGCCAGGTGAAGGTGAGCGCCGCGGCGTCGTTGCCGTCCTCGTCGATGCCGACGATGTGGCCCCACTTGTTGGCCAGGCGCGGGTTCGGCTCCTCGACCCCGGTGGACGCGTTGCGCGAGGTGTTGTTGGTCAACGCGATGACGACGGTGCCGGTGACGGGGTTGCGCTCGACGTCCTCGGGGCGGTCCATCTTGGTGGCGCCGACCTTGTCGCCGGCCAGCCGGGTGAACGTCAGCACCTCCTCGACGCTCATGCCGTCGACCTTGCTCTCGCCGCCGACCACGAGCGGCAGCCATTGGCCGGTGCCGTCGAACTCGCCGTCGGAGGGCAGCTTGCCGGTGCCGTCGATCTCGCCGGCCGGGCTGTCGCCGGTGAACTTGGCGACGTAGAGGTCGCCCTCCTCCAGCAGCCGCAGGTTGGAGTCGCGGTCGCGCTTGCTGGTGCCGGGGCGGTACGCGTTCTTCGAGATGAACTTGTAGACGTAGTCGAACCGCTCGTCGTCGCCCATGTAGGCGACGGCGCGGCCGTCGTCGGCGATGGAGATGGTGGCGCCCTCGTGCTTGAACCGGCCGAGCGCGGTGTGCTTGCGCGGGGTCGAGCCGGCGTCGAACGGGTCGATCTCGACGATCCAGCCGAACCGGTTCGGCTCGTTCGGCTCCTGCGCGAGGTCGAAGCGCTTGTCCGTCTTCTCCCAGCCGCGCTCGGTGCCGGCGGCGGTGCGGATGCCGTACCGGGCGTAGCGGGCCGCGACTGTCGGGTCGGCGATGGCGGCGGACGCGCCGAAGTACTGGTTGAAGTTCTCTTCGGCGGTGAGGATGGTGCCCCACGGGGTGGTGCCGCCGGCGCAGTTGTTCAGCATGCCGAGGATCTTCGTGCCGGTGCGGTCGGCGCTGGTCTTCAGCAGGTCGCTGCCGGCGACGGGGCCGGTCACGGCGAACCGGGTCTTGGTGTGGATGCGCCGGTTGTAGCGGCGCCGGCCGCCGACCGGGAGCCACTCTCCGGTCTCGGCGACCCGCTCGATCTCGACGACGGAGCCGCCGTGCGCGGCCTGCGAGACGAGCAGCTGGTCGACGGTGGCCGCGGCGGCGCCGGTCCAGCCGCGGAACATCAGCTCCTCGTTGGTGTACTCGTGGTTCACCCAGAGCAGGCCCTTGGTGAAGTTGCGGTCCAGCGGCAGGATCGCCACGAAGTCGCAGTTGTAGCCGAACTGCTGCAGCTGCGCGGCCTCGGTCTGGTGCTCGAAGTCGAACTCCGGCGCGCCCGGCAGGATCGGGTCGCCCCAGGCCACCGTCACCGACCAGTCGTAGCCGTTGGGCACGACGATGGTGTCGAGGGTGTTGTCGCCGACGGAGCGGAAGCCGACCGGGCGGCCGCGCTCGGGCACGTCCGGGAAACTCGGGTTCGGCGGCTTCGGGCCCGACGACGTCGTGCTCGCCGGGGCAGCGGCCGCGGCCAGCGCGCCGCTCCCGACACCGGACCCGACGACCAGCGCGGCCACGGCGCCGCTGCGGAGCAGACCGCGCCGCGACATCGCCTTGTTCACCATGTCGCCGAAGTACTCGTTGTCGCTCTCGTTCGGCACCGGGTGGAAGCAGGCGTCGGCGCAGCGGTACTTGCACGTCATGGCGCTGCGGCCGCCGTGCACGCCGCCCAGGACGGGCAGCAGGCGGCGGCGCTGGGCACCTTCGGGTTCGGGCATGGGAGTCCCTTCGTCACAGCTCCGGCACGTTCTCACCAGAACCTAGGAACTGGTGCGAGCGGGAACCACCACGTCAGGACGAACAGAAGGTAAAGGGCAAACGAGGGAACGGGGCCGGCGCCGCGGACGAGGGACGCCGGCCCGCGTCCTTCCCACCCCCCGAGCTCAGTCCCCGATGAACGGGCCGCCGGTCGGGCTGGTGCGCCAGACGGTGACGACGGACGGCCGCGGCTGGTCGCCGTACGGGAACGTCGACGCGGGCGCCTCGGGGGAGGCGCCGTCCTCCTCACCGGGATGCTGGACGGCGATCAGCGCGGTGCGGCCGTCGGGCGTGATGCACGGTCCGCAGCACTCGGCGCCGACCGGGACCGAGGCGAATCGGCGCAGGTGCCCGGCGTCGTCGCCGTCGAGGGGCATGACGAACATGCCGTCGTTGGCGCCGACCGACCCGGGCATGCCGTCGGTGGCCAGCCAGAGCCGCCCGGACGGGTCGAACGCGACGTTGTCGGGGCAGCTGATCATGCTGACCTGCGACTTGTCGAAGCCCGCGTAGTACGTCGACGGGTCGTCGGGATCGCCCGCGACCAGCACGAGCGACCACGTGAACGTCGTCGCCGCCGCGTCGGCGCCGTCCTCGTCCAGGGCGAGGACGTGCCCCCACCGGTTGGTGGCCCGCGGGTTGGCCTCGTCGGCCTGAGCGGGGGTGCGGCGGTCGTTGTTCGTCAGCGCCATGAAGACGGTGCCGGTGACGGGGTGCGGCTCGACGTCCTCGGGACGGTCCATCTTCGTGGCGCCGGCGCGGTCGGCGGCCAGCCGGGTGAACACCAGCACCTCCTCGACGCTCATGCCGTCGACGGCGCTCTCACCGCCGCTGACCAGCGGCAGCCATTCGCCGGCGCCGTCGAACAGCCCGTCGGACGGCAACCGCCCGGAGCCGTCGATCTCGGCGGCCGGGCTGTCGCCGGTGAACCGGGCCACGAAGAGGTCGCCGTCCTCGAGCAGGGCGAGGTTGTGCCGGCGGTCGCGGTCGCCCTGTCCGGTGCGGAAGCGGCCCGACGACACGAACTTGTAGACGTACTCGAACCGCTCGTCGTCGCCCATGTAGACCGCGACCCGGCCGTCCGCCGTCAGCGCCGTCGTCGCGCCCTCGTGCTTGAACCGGCCCAGCGCGGTGAGCTTCTGCGGGGTCGAGCGCGGGTCGTACGGGTCGATCTGGCAGACCCAGCCGAACCGGTTCGGCTCGTTCGGCTCGCCGCTGACGTCGAAGCGGGCGTCGGCGCGCTCCCAGGCGCGGCTGGTGCCGGCGGTGGTGCGGATGCCGTAGCGGGCGTACCGCGCGGCCGTCTCGGGGTCGGTGACGTCAGCGGACGCGCCGAAGTACTGGTTGACGTTCTCCTCGCCGGTCAGCACGGTGCCCCACGGCGTGGTGCCGCCGGCGCAGTTGTTCAGCATGCCGAGGACGGTCGTGCCCGCCGGGTCCGCGGCCGTGCGCAGCAGGTCGCTGCCGGCGGCCGGGCCGGTGACGCGGAACGGGGTGCCGGCGTGGATGCGGCGGTTGTAGCGCCGGCGCCCGTCGACGGGACGCCACTCGCCGGTGTCGCCGACCCGCTCGATCTCGACGATCGACCCGCCGTGGGCCGCCATCGCGATGCGCAGCTGCTCGACCGTGGCGCCGGCCGCGCCGGTCCAGCCGCGGAACATCAGCTCCTCGTTCGTGTACTCGTGGTTCACCCACAGCAGCGCGCGCTCGAAGCGGCGGTCCAGCGGGTAGACGGCCACGAAGTCGCAGTTGTATCCGAACTGCTCGCGCTGCGCGGCGGCGGTCTGGTGCTCGAAGTCGAACTCCGGCGCGCCACGGAACATCGGATCGCCCCACGCGATGGTGACCGACCAGTCGTACCCGTTCGGGACGACGACGGCGTCCAGCGTGTTGTCGCCGACCGGGCGGAAACCGACCGGCCGGCCGTACTCCGGTGCGTCCGGGTGGTCTGGCCTGGGCGGGACGGCAGCGCGTGCGGCGCCTTCGGTGTCTGCGGGGTCGCCGGCGCCGGATGCGACGGCGGCCAGCGTGCCGGACCCGCCCCCGACCACGACGGCGGCCGCGACGGCCCCGCCGCGCAGCAGGCCGCGGCGGCTGACGGCCGCCTCGACGACGTCGCCGAAGTACGCGTTGTCGCTGGTGTTGGGCGCCTCATGCGCGCAGGCGTCGGCGCAGCGGTAGCGGCAGGTCATGGCGCTGCGGCCGCCGCGGGAGCTGTCGAGCAGCGGCAGCAGCCGCCGCCGGCCGGGGACGTCGTCGAGGTCGGGCATCGGTGTGACTCCCTCTGCCGGGGGCACGAACGTGGTGTCACAGCGTAGGTAAACATTCACCCGTTGGCTACCAAAAAGTCACGAAAAGCGCGGCGACTGTTTCCGCGTGCTCCGGCCGGCGGTTCACGCCTGGTTGACGTGGCCCGCCCGTAGGGTGGGTGCCCTCCCGGCCGGGAGGGGCCCGACTCCCTCCGCCGAGCCCCGGGCCTCGCGCCGGGGTTGGCCGCCGGTTCACGCCTGGTTGGCCGGTCGCCGGTTCATGCCTGGTTAACGTGGCCCGCCCGTAGGGTGGGTGCCCTCCCGGCCGGGAGGGGCCCGAGCCCTCCGCCGACCTCGAGCCTCGCGCCGGGTTGGCCGCCGGTTCGCGCCTGGTTGGCCCGCCGGCGGTTCGCGCCTGGTTGGCCGGCCGCCGGTTCACGCCTGGTTAACGTGGCCCGCCCGTAGGGTGGGTGCCCTCCCGGCCGGGAGGGGCCTGGACCCCGGCCGACCGGCAAGGCCCCCGGCCAACCGGCAAGCGCCCCGGCCAACCGGCAAGGGCCCCGGCCAACCGGCAGGAACCCGGACCCCGGCTGACCACGATCCGCTCCAGCGGCCCCCGAGGGTGCATGCTGGGAGAACACGGGAGAGGGGGCCGGCATGGTCACGACGTCGCTGATCGAACGTATTCGCGGCGGCATCATCGGCGAGGGCGAGGTCCTGCACGGGCCGTACGGCGCCCGCCGCATGACGTACGCCGACTACACCGCGTCGGGACGGTCGCTGGACTTCATCGAGGACTTCGTCCGCGAACAGGTGCTGCCGCTCTACGCCAACACGCACACCGAGAGCTCCGGCACCGGCCTGCAGACCACGCTGCTGCGCGAGGACGCCCGGCGCACCATCCGGCAGTCCGTCGGCGGCACCGACGACCACCTGGTGGTGTTCACCGGGTCGGGCGCCACGTCCGCCGTCAACAAGCTGGTCGCGATCCTCGAGCTGCGGTTGCCGGCCGGCGCGCCGAAGCGGCACGGCGTCCTGTACGACGTCCCGCAGAACCGGCCGGTGGTGTTCGTGGGGCCGTACGAGCACCACTCGAACGAGTTGCCGTGGCGCGAGACCATCGCCGACGTCGTCGCGGTCGACACCGACGCCGACGGCCACATCGACCTGCGCCAGCTCGACGACCTGCTGCGCGCGTACGCCGACCGGCCGCTGCGCATCGGCAGCTTCTCCGCCGCGTCCAACGTCACCGGCGTGCTGACGAACACCGCACGCATCGCGGCGCTGCTGCACGAGCACGGCGCGCTGTCGTTCTGGGACTACGCCGCCGCCGGGCCGTACGTCCCCATCCGCATGGCCGAGAGCACGCCTGGCGCCGGCGATCACAAGGACGCCATCTTCCTGTCGCCGCACAAGTTCGTCGGCGGCCCGCAGACCCCCGGCGTGCTGGTGGTCGACCGCGCGCTGGTGCGCAACGAGGTCCCGTCCGTCCCCGGCGGCGGCACCGTCGAGTTCGTCAGCCCCGACGAGCACCGCTACCTCGACGATCCCGTCGCCCGCGAGGAGGGCGGCACGCCGGCCATCGTCGAGTCGATCCGGGCCGGGCTGGTGTTCGGGCTCAAGGACGCTGTCGGCACCGACCTCATCCAGGAGCGCGAGGAGGCGCTCTGGCGCCACGCGCTGCACCGCTGGCAGGACGTTCCGCAGATCGACGTGCTCGGCAACCCCGACGTCCCGCGGCTGTCGATCGTGTCGTTCCGCATCCGCCACGGCGCCCGCTTCCTGCACCACAACTTCGTCGTCGCGCTGCTCAACGACCTGTTCGGCATCCAGGCCCGCGGCGGCTGTTCCTGTGCGGGGCCGTACGGTCACCGGCTGCTGTCCGTCGGGCCGGACGAGTCGCGCGGCTTCCGCGACGTCGTCGGCGTCGGCTGCGAGGGCATCAAGCCCGGCTGGACCCGGCTGAATTTCAACTACTTCATCTCCGACGCCGTCCGCGACTACCTGGTTGACGCGGTCGCGCTGATCGCCCGCGACGGGCACCGGCTGCTGCCCGACTACGGCTTCGACCCGCACACCGGGCTGTGGCGGCACCGCGAGGGCACGTCGCGCCCGCCGGTCCGGCTGACGGGGCTGCGCTACGACGAGCAGGGGCTGCTGGTCGGCGCCGAGCGGCACGAGCGGGTCGGTGAGGACGCGCTCGCCGAGCACCTGGCCGACGCGCGCGACGTGCTGGCCGGCCGGCCCGACGCCGTCGAGGAGGGCCCGACCGGGCTGTCGGACGAGTTCGAGGCGCTGCGCTGGTTCACGCTGCCGCCGTCGTGCGTGCTGGCGGGCGACACCGCGGTCGAGGTGCTGGTCGACGACCGCTGCGCCCACCCCTGACCGCGGCCGGCCGCGGTCAGGAGAGCGCCCACGCCAGCAGCACCAGCAGCTGGCCGGCGGCCTGCGCGACGGCGAAGCGCCGCAGGGTGGGCAGCAACGCCGCCCATTCCACCGTCGATCGCGGCGGCACGACGGCGGCCAGCGCGGCCGTCACGTGGGTGGCGTGCGCGCCGAGCACCGCGAGACTCAGCCAGCCGGTGATCGCGCCGTCGGCGGCCAGCCCGCACAGCGCGCACACCGCCAGGAACGCCGTCGTCGCGTGCGAGGCCGGCAGCGCCGTCGCCGAGCCGCCGGCCAGCACCGCCACCGCCAGCACGACCGGCGACACCGGCGTCCAGCCGGCCACCGCGAGCACCGTCACCACGACGGACGCCGCCAGCGCCGGGCGCAGCGCCCAGCCGGGCAGCGCCGGCCCGAGCGCGCCGGGTGCGCCGGGTGCGCCCGGCGTGCCGGGCGCGGCCGCCGCCGTCACCGTCGCACCCCGCGGGCGAGCAGCCGCAGCCGGGCGAGGCCGAGTCCCAGCGCCGCCGGGTCGGCCGCGCTGACGGGCACGCCGGCCGCCTCCAGCGCCCGGATCCGTTCCTGCCGCTCGGCCAGTACCAGCCGGGCCGCCAGCGTCGTCGCGGCGTCGGCGGCGTCGAGGACCAGTGGCGACGGCAGCACGTCGACCGCGACCACCGGGTGCCCGCGCCGCCGCCACGTCACCGCGAGCGTCCCCGGCGCGTCGTCCAGGAAGACCGAGGTGACGACGACGATCGCGCCCGGCGGCAGCCGCGGGGCGTGCCGGGGCGCGGGGAGCGCGTCGCCCGATCCGGGCCGCCGCGTGTGCCGGGCGAGGTGCGTGCGCAGCCGGAGCAGGTGCCGGCGGCCGCTGCCCAGGTGGACGGGGTCGAGCGGGCGGGCGAGGTCGAGGATGCCGACGCGGTCGCCGTGGTCGATGTAGGCGGCCGCGACCGACGCGACGGTGTCGACGGCGACGTCGATGCTGGTGCGGCCCGGCCGTTCGGCGTGTTCGCCGAGGTCCAGCCAGGCGGCGACGTCGGCGGGGAGGTCGTAGCGGTTGTCCAGGCAGCAGACGACGTCCGCGTCGGCGTCGACCAGCGTGTGCCGCGTGTAGAGCGTCTCGCGCGGGCCGGCCTGGCGCGCCGTCACCCGCCAGTCGATGCGCCGCATGCGGTCGCCGGGCTGGAACGGCGACACGTCGTGCAGTTCGGTGCCCTCGCCGGGGCGGCGGGTGCGGTGTGCGCCGACCATGCCGGCGGGACGGGGCGGCAGCGGCCCGGGCGGCAGCGCGGGCGCGACGGCGGGCAGCACCTGCGCGGTGTACGGCGGGCCGGCGACCGGCCCGGCGACCAGCAGGCCGTCGGCGGCGGCCGCGAGGTGGTCCGGCCGGGCCAGCTGCTGCGCGCCCCAGCGCGGCGCCGTCACCTCGACCACCAGCTGCCGCTCGCCGTCCGCGGGTGCGGCCACCGCGACGGAGTCGGCGTCGCCACCCGCCTCGGCCGGCGGCAGTACCGTCGCGACCAGCTGCGCGTCGGACGGCCCGAGCCGCACCGCGACCGGGACGGACCGGCCGGCGTCGAGGATCCGCGGCCCGATGGCGCGCACCTCGGGCGGTGGCCGCCGCGCACGCCGTTCGGCCGCCGTCCCCAGCGCCAGCGCGGTGCCCACGGCCAGCGGGACGCCGAGCAGGACGAGGTCCGCGCGGCCGAGCGCCAGCCCCGTCACGGCCAGCAACGCGGGCAGCAGCAGCGACCGGGCCAGCGCCGGGGTGGCCCGCCAGACGTAGTCGCGGGTCATCGGCCCGAGGCCGGGCCCGGGACCTGTCCGAGCACCTCGGTGACGATGTCCGCGGTGCGCAACCGGGTCGTCCAGGCCTCCGGCGTCAGCGTCAGCCGGTGCGCCAGCGCCGACACCGCGACCTCCTTCACGTCCTCCGGCAGCACGTAGTCGCGGCCGTCGAGCACGGCCAGCGCCCGGGCGGCCAGCAGCAGCGCCAGCGACCCGCGCGGCGACGCGCCCACCTCGACCGCCCGGTGCCGCCGGGTCGCGGCGGCGAGGTCGACGCAGTACGCGACGATCGACGGGTCCGCGTCGACGCTCTCGACGCCGGCCTGCAGTCCGCGCACCGTCTCGGCGTCGACGACCGGCTCGACCTCGGCCGCCTCCTGCCGGCGGGCGATGCGCCGGGCCAGCACCTGCGCCTCGTCCGGCGGCTCCAGGTAGCCGGCCGACAGCCGGAGCATGAAGCGGTCCAGCTGCGCCTCCGGAAGCGGGTAGGTGCCCTCGTACTCGACCGGGTTCGACGTGGCCAGGACGTGGAACGGCTGTGGCAACGCGAACGTGCGGCCCTCCACCGTCACCTGCCGCTCCGCCATCGCCTCCAGCAGCGCCGACTGCGTCTTCGGCGGCGTCCGGTTGATCTCGTCGGCGAGCAGCAGCCCCGCGAACACCGGTCCCGGCCGGAACCCGAACTCGCGCGTCCCGGGATCCCACACGAACGACCCGGTGACGTCGCCCGGGAGGAGGTCGGGCGTGCACTGCAGGCGGCGGAACTCCAGCCCGAGCGCCGCGGCCAGGCTGCGCGCGGCCAGCGTCTTGCCCAGCCCCGGTACGTCCTCGAACAGGACGTGCCCGCCGGCCAGGATCGCGGCCAGCGCCAGCCGCAGCGTCCGCCGCATCCCGACGACCGCCGTCCCGACGCCGTCGAGGACCTCGGACCCGACGCGGGCCACCTCGGCGACCGGGAGGGCCGTGCTGCTGTGGGTCGTCATGGACCGGCTCCTTCTCTCAGGGTGTGTCGAGTCGTTCGATCGCGCTCACCACCGCGTCGACGTCGCGCAGGCTGGGCCGCATCGTCTCGGCGGACAGCGTCGCGTGCACGTCCGGGCCGAGCGCCTCGGCCGCCCGCGGATCGTCCCACTCCAGCCCCAGACGCCGTAGCCGGGCGGCGGCGAGCGAGCGCAGCCGCTGGTGCAACGCGGGGTCGTAGTCGTGCTCGTAGCGGCGCAGCCGGTTGGCCAGCCGCCACACCTGCCCGGACCCGCCGCCGGACGACGGCTTCGGGCGGGCCGGCCAGCGGCCGTACCAGCCCGGCGGGATGCCCAGCACGGCCAGCGCCCCGGCCGTCACGCAGACGCCGATCAGGATCGGCCGCCAGCCCTGGACGCCGAACGCCCAGGCCACGGCGCCGGCGGCCGCGCCCAGCAGGACGGCCCGGACGATCGCCCGTCGGCTCATCGGGCCCCCACCCCGTGCGCGGCGGTCCGCGCCCATCGCGCGACGGTCCGCGCCCCGCGCTCGCCTGCCGGTCGCCCCTGCGCGCCTGCCGGTCGCCCCTGCGCGGCGGCCGGGCGCCCCTGCGCGGCGGCCGCGCGCCGGGCCACCGCGTGCTCGCCTGCCGGTCGTCTCATCGGGCCGCCGCCGTTCCGATCGTCTCGACCACCAGGTCCAGCGCCCGCCGCGCCGCCGCGACGTCGTCCGGCCCGAGGTCCGGCCGGGCCGCGAACCGGGCCCGGTGGTACAGCCCGAGCAGCGTCGCCACAGCTTCCTCGTCGGCGTGGTGACGGCGCAGCAGCGCGGCCGTGAACTCGGTCGGCGTCTGGGCCGGGTCGCGAGCCGCTCCGCTGCCGGCCGCCGCCGACTCCAGCGCCAGCCACGCCGCCACCACCGCCGCCGCGGCGTCGGGCGCCGGCCCGGCCAGCGCGGTCGCGGCCGAACGGGCGCCGTCGCGCAGCTCGTCGGCGGCGCCGGGGTCGTCCAGCGCCTCGACCTGCCCGCCGAGCACCGTCCGCCGGCGGGCCGCCCGTCCCCGCAGCTCCGGCAGCAGCCGTCGCAGCAGGTAGTAGGCGAGATACGCGGCGGCGAGCGCCGCGATCGTCAGCACGACCGGCCACGGCACGGAGAACCCGCCGCTGTCGCTGTCGGAGGAGAACGGCGCCCCCGTCTCCCCGAGGTCGAACGTGGGCGGCGGCTCGACCGGCTCGACCCGCGCGGGATCGGCCGTGCCGCTCAGCCAGCCCGGCTCGCGCACCTCGGCCGGCCCCACGGCCAGCGCCAGCACGGCGACCAGCGCCGCCACCGCGACCACGGCGGCCGCCAGCGGCCCGCCGGTGGAACGTCGCCCTGACCAGTGCATTGCTGCAATCCTCGCATATGGTCAAAGGACCATCGGCCCCTGCGGCACCAAACGCGGGTAGCGTACGTTGAGGAGCCGTCGGATCCCTACGAACAACCCCGGGTGAGTCATGGCCGTGCAGGAGAAAGAACACCTCGAGGACGCCGAGTTCGAGCTCCCCGAGACGCGCGCCTCGATCAAGGTCCTCGGCTGGCTGCTGGCCATCGGCGGCTCGGTCGGCCTGTTCGCCTCGGCGATGCTGGTCATCGAGCGTATCCGTCTGCTCGAGGACCCCGCCTACACGCCCTCCTGCAGCTTCAACCCCATCGTCACCTGCGGCACCGTCATGGAGAGCTGGCAGGGGTCGTTGTTCGGCTTCCCCAACCCGATCATCGGGGTGGCCGCCTTCCCCGTCGTCGTCACGGCCGGTGTCGTCGCGCTGACGGGAGCGAAGCTGCCGCGCTGGTTCTGGCTCGGCCTCAACGCCGGCGCGCTGGGCGGCGCGGTGTTCGTCACCTGGCTGTTCACCCAGACCACGTACTTCATCGGCGCGCTGTGCCCGTACTGCATGGTGGTGTGGGTCGCCACCATCCCGATCTTCGTCTACACGACGGGCTACAACCTCTCCGAGGGGCACCTCAAGGCGCCCGCGTGGCTGCGCAAGGCCGTCGTCGAGAGCCGCGGGCTCATCGTCACGGTGTGGTTCCTCATCATCGCCATCCTCATCACCATCGAGTTCTGGGACCGCTGGTACCTCGTGTTCTGAGGCCCGCCGTCAGTGGTGCGGGCCGGTCGGCGCCTCGCCCCGCGACACCGCCGCGTCGTGGCTGGCCTTGGCCCGGTCGGCCAGCTCCAGCAGGCCGTCGGCGTCGCGGGCCATCTGCCGGTACCGCGGGCCGAGCGCGATGATCTGTTGCTTCTCGTCGACGAGGCACTGGAAGATCCGCTCCCGCTCGGCCGGGTCGGCGGTGTACTCGGAGTCGAGGTAGGCGGTGGCGTGCCGGCGGGCGTTGGCGATGGCCGTCTGGGCCCGCCCGGTCCGGCTGACCAG containing:
- a CDS encoding aminotransferase class V-fold PLP-dependent enzyme codes for the protein MVTTSLIERIRGGIIGEGEVLHGPYGARRMTYADYTASGRSLDFIEDFVREQVLPLYANTHTESSGTGLQTTLLREDARRTIRQSVGGTDDHLVVFTGSGATSAVNKLVAILELRLPAGAPKRHGVLYDVPQNRPVVFVGPYEHHSNELPWRETIADVVAVDTDADGHIDLRQLDDLLRAYADRPLRIGSFSAASNVTGVLTNTARIAALLHEHGALSFWDYAAAGPYVPIRMAESTPGAGDHKDAIFLSPHKFVGGPQTPGVLVVDRALVRNEVPSVPGGGTVEFVSPDEHRYLDDPVAREEGGTPAIVESIRAGLVFGLKDAVGTDLIQEREEALWRHALHRWQDVPQIDVLGNPDVPRLSIVSFRIRHGARFLHHNFVVALLNDLFGIQARGGCSCAGPYGHRLLSVGPDESRGFRDVVGVGCEGIKPGWTRLNFNYFISDAVRDYLVDAVALIARDGHRLLPDYGFDPHTGLWRHREGTSRPPVRLTGLRYDEQGLLVGAERHERVGEDALAEHLADARDVLAGRPDAVEEGPTGLSDEFEALRWFTLPPSCVLAGDTAVEVLVDDRCAHP
- a CDS encoding DUF58 domain-containing protein, which encodes MTRDYVWRATPALARSLLLPALLAVTGLALGRADLVLLGVPLAVGTALALGTAAERRARRPPPEVRAIGPRILDAGRSVPVAVRLGPSDAQLVATVLPPAEAGGDADSVAVAAPADGERQLVVEVTAPRWGAQQLARPDHLAAAADGLLVAGPVAGPPYTAQVLPAVAPALPPGPLPPRPAGMVGAHRTRRPGEGTELHDVSPFQPGDRMRRIDWRVTARQAGPRETLYTRHTLVDADADVVCCLDNRYDLPADVAAWLDLGEHAERPGRTSIDVAVDTVASVAAAYIDHGDRVGILDLARPLDPVHLGSGRRHLLRLRTHLARHTRRPGSGDALPAPRHAPRLPPGAIVVVTSVFLDDAPGTLAVTWRRRGHPVVAVDVLPSPLVLDAADAATTLAARLVLAERQERIRALEAAGVPVSAADPAALGLGLARLRLLARGVRR
- a CDS encoding AAA family ATPase: MTTHSSTALPVAEVARVGSEVLDGVGTAVVGMRRTLRLALAAILAGGHVLFEDVPGLGKTLAARSLAAALGLEFRRLQCTPDLLPGDVTGSFVWDPGTREFGFRPGPVFAGLLLADEINRTPPKTQSALLEAMAERQVTVEGRTFALPQPFHVLATSNPVEYEGTYPLPEAQLDRFMLRLSAGYLEPPDEAQVLARRIARRQEAAEVEPVVDAETVRGLQAGVESVDADPSIVAYCVDLAAATRRHRAVEVGASPRGSLALLLAARALAVLDGRDYVLPEDVKEVAVSALAHRLTLTPEAWTTRLRTADIVTEVLGQVPGPASGR
- a CDS encoding DUF4129 domain-containing protein, with product MHWSGRRSTGGPLAAAVVAVAALVAVLALAVGPAEVREPGWLSGTADPARVEPVEPPPTFDLGETGAPFSSDSDSGGFSVPWPVVLTIAALAAAYLAYYLLRRLLPELRGRAARRRTVLGGQVEALDDPGAADELRDGARSAATALAGPAPDAAAAVVAAWLALESAAAGSGAARDPAQTPTEFTAALLRRHHADEEAVATLLGLYHRARFAARPDLGPDDVAAARRALDLVVETIGTAAAR
- a CDS encoding vitamin K epoxide reductase family protein; translation: MAVQEKEHLEDAEFELPETRASIKVLGWLLAIGGSVGLFASAMLVIERIRLLEDPAYTPSCSFNPIVTCGTVMESWQGSLFGFPNPIIGVAAFPVVVTAGVVALTGAKLPRWFWLGLNAGALGGAVFVTWLFTQTTYFIGALCPYCMVVWVATIPIFVYTTGYNLSEGHLKAPAWLRKAVVESRGLIVTVWFLIIAILITIEFWDRWYLVF